The following proteins are encoded in a genomic region of Phycodurus eques isolate BA_2022a chromosome 11, UOR_Pequ_1.1, whole genome shotgun sequence:
- the ppifa gene encoding peptidylprolyl isomerase Fa isoform X1, with translation MFVVKKRIKFSPLGLAMARLLSSGPAENTVVFLDIEADGEPLGRIIIQLNADVVPKTAENFRALCTGEHGFGYKGCVFHRVIPQFMCQGGDFTKHNGTGGKSIYGKTFDDENFKLKHIGAGTLSMANSGPNTNGSQFFISTTKTSWSYAMIAMRLDYGLDGKHVVFGRVMSGMDVVSKMEAFGLHDGGVIKKIVVADCGQVK, from the exons ATGTTCGTCGTCAAAAAGCGAATCAAATTCAGCCCGCTCGGCCTCGCCATGGCGAGGCTGCTCTCGTCAGGTCCCGCCGAGAACACTGTCGTGTTTCTGGACATCGAGGCGGACGGTGAGCCGCTGGGGAGAATAATCATCCAG CTTAATGCAGACGTGGTGCCAAAGACTGCAG AGAATTTCAGAGCTTTGTGTACTGGAGAGCATGGCTTTGGCTACAAGGGGTGTGTGTTCCACAGGGTCATACCACAATTCATGTGTCAG GGAGGAGATTTCACCAAACACAACGGCACCGGAGGGAAATCTATATACGGAAAAACCTTCGATGATGAaaactttaaattaaaacaCATCGGAGCAG GAACTCTATCAATGGCCAACTCAGGCCCAAACACCAACGGCTCCCAGTTTTTTATCAGCACCACGAAAACCTCAtg GAGTTACGCAATGATTGCAATGCGCTTGGATTATGG GCTGGACGGCAAGCACGTGGTGTTTGGACGGGTAATGTCAGGTATGGACGTCGTCTCTAAAATGGAAGCGTTTGGTTTACACGACGGCGGTGTGATCAAGAAAATAGTCGTGGCGGATTGCGGGCAAGTGAAATAG
- the ppifa gene encoding peptidylprolyl isomerase Fa isoform X2 has translation MFVVKKRIKFSPLGLAMARLLSSGPAENTVVFLDIEADGEPLGRIIIQLNADVVPKTAENFRALCTGEHGFGYKGCVFHRVIPQFMCQGGDFTKHNGTGGKSIYGKTFDDENFKLKHIGAGTLSMANSGPNTNGSQFFISTTKTSWLDGKHVVFGRVMSGMDVVSKMEAFGLHDGGVIKKIVVADCGQVK, from the exons ATGTTCGTCGTCAAAAAGCGAATCAAATTCAGCCCGCTCGGCCTCGCCATGGCGAGGCTGCTCTCGTCAGGTCCCGCCGAGAACACTGTCGTGTTTCTGGACATCGAGGCGGACGGTGAGCCGCTGGGGAGAATAATCATCCAG CTTAATGCAGACGTGGTGCCAAAGACTGCAG AGAATTTCAGAGCTTTGTGTACTGGAGAGCATGGCTTTGGCTACAAGGGGTGTGTGTTCCACAGGGTCATACCACAATTCATGTGTCAG GGAGGAGATTTCACCAAACACAACGGCACCGGAGGGAAATCTATATACGGAAAAACCTTCGATGATGAaaactttaaattaaaacaCATCGGAGCAG GAACTCTATCAATGGCCAACTCAGGCCCAAACACCAACGGCTCCCAGTTTTTTATCAGCACCACGAAAACCTCAtg GCTGGACGGCAAGCACGTGGTGTTTGGACGGGTAATGTCAGGTATGGACGTCGTCTCTAAAATGGAAGCGTTTGGTTTACACGACGGCGGTGTGATCAAGAAAATAGTCGTGGCGGATTGCGGGCAAGTGAAATAG